The genomic window AACTATTACAGgaatgaaaaacaataattccagggagataactcttaaaggaatgaaaaacaataattccagggagataactcttaaaGGAATGGAAAACAATAATTCCATTATAGAACTGTTTTCACAAGAGCttgcttggactttgggtagtgcGTAAAAAAACTCAATTTGATGAAGCCAGGGTCTACTCATGGTTAACTGTCCAGGTAATGGCTAATAGACATAAATAGTTTGAACGCAATGACACTCATCAGACTTCATCCAAGGATGTATATTTTGTAGATGCAGCATCAGTTTTACACAACAAAGCAGATCTTGGTAAACAATTTTCTGGTTTTGACAGTCTatgaattcatattaatgaGCTTCTCTTAGCAAATTAGAAAGTAGGAggtcaatattttcaatatcttaAACTAAACTAATATTCTAGAGCTTAAttgttttgatgagcaaactagATAGTAACATCACAAAGAAAGTCTATAAataagctcttgttaaaactaAGACTGTAAAATTGTAAAGACTGTTTATTTATGTCAAAGCTTGCCCTGTAAGGTTTGTATAGACATTGGTGTCTGCATTTTAATTagtattttgatgttttagtGGAAAAACaagtttaagaaattaaaaatgaatcttaattaatagttttattttgCGGTTACAACAggcttaagaaaaaaaagtttgtgttACTTTAAATGAAATGAGACAAATCTGTTAGTTTGATTTCTTGAATTTATAAGAAGTCTAATGGATTATTTGTGTTGTTTTCATtattgctatatatatataggatatTACTAGGTCTTCATTAATCCATAAACTAGTGTTCGTTTACTAATTATACAGATTAAGAGGAAATCAATAATTATTGATATCTGATAGATGTTTATTTGAGGAAACGACTCTTATTAACGTGATTTTGGACCAgtaatttgggggggggggggggggggggtgatttccCTAATACAAGCTGTCATTGATTAaatagtagtacatgtacttttaagtgAAACATTTTATGTATGAATTGTTgtatgattttgaattttaaattatttcatgtaTGATCATTAGTTTTTGCAAATCATTTAGGGGACGTTGATGTTCAGAACACATAACATGTTTATCTTTGTCCCCGGAAACACTTGTATTGCCACACTTGAATATAAATCTACTTGTTGCCACATGCAGCACCCAATTTGATGATAAATGATTAGGAAAAATATAAACTCAAAATAAAatcccttttatttttatcatccaaaaaacaaaaaaaagaaagaattcaAACAATTCAATTAAGTGTACATCAACTATTAATGGCTGAAGTCAGTATGCCAAGATTGATAtcaaatgtttctttaaattcaaagatatgtttcttgaaaattgcTATTGATAATGAAGACATTATATCAAAGAAGTTATTTCTTCTGTCAATTTAGTATTCACATTGacatatttctttgaaatgacCCGGTTATAATGAAGCTCTGTTCTTACAAGttgtgtttgaaaaatatatcaattcatTTCACATAATTTCCATTTTCTATTTTATAGTTAAGTTGACCTCATTTAATactgatttattataataaaggtAAAGCAGAttataaaaaatcacaaaaccTCCTATTATATCATAGATTAGCCattgtgaaaaaatattgaGTTCTTTATAATATATACCAGTAGGTATGCTATCTcaacattgtaaaaataaatgttttatagcAGAACTGCGTCTGTAtaacaaaaaactaaaaaaaaaaacttacctaCATGAAAGCTAGAATAACAAATATAGTTATTGATGTCATTgctgttcaaaatcaaaataaaaactcaaAACCCATGGATCCTGatcatcaaacatttttttgtaatgtAGGAACAGCTGTTTTGTGTTATATAATTGTAGGCCATTGATTATTTCTTTTCATGTCTTAACATAATATGTCCTTTAGATATTATAATCGTTAGATTGATGAAGCCTAGCAGCTTGATTCAGCTGTAGgcttttatttatcttaattgGGAACTCTATATCCTTATTGATTAGATTGTCACCGCATACACTTAATGAGGCTTTAGTTGTATTTTGTGCAGAAAACTGCCGTgttgattttccaaaaaaaaaaaaaaatacaacataagTTGAATAGCATACCATATTGGAGAGATCATGTTTACAAAGCTGAAGAAAATCCGAAGCATTGGTATATGATATACTTATTATGGGTCGTTGTATGGTGTGCTGGAAGAGCTGTAAGATTTGATCTGTTGTGATCTTTTTCAGAACATCACCATCACCATCATTCAGAGAAGAGGAAAAAAGCCAAGGTGTTGTTTGACTATGAACCCGAAAATGAGGATGAACTAAAAATAGAAGTGGGTGACACTGTGGAAATCATTAAACAGGTGAGGAAATTCCCTTAATCAAAGTCCACAGGGACCTTATTCAGGGTTCAAATtggcaatgattttaaaaatttagaaatattttgagaaaattatgTAATATTAAATGCAGCAAGGTGCAGCAGGTGTACTAGCAAATGTTGGTAGGAaagaatgaaatctgatgatgTTTACAAAGCTTTACATTTGTATGAGGAAGGTCATTGTTTGCTGATTTTGTAGGAAGAAGAAGGATGGTGGGAGGGTGTATTGAACGGAAAGACCGGGGTTTTCCCCTCCAACTTTGTGGAGATGATCGGTACAGAGGACGAAGAGCCGAACAATGATTTGTCTGAATCTCAGCCAGGTAAAGGTAGTTCTGTGTGGGAACAAATGTGCCCTATCAAAAAGATCAatctaatatatatacaaactgGATGTTCTGGATTTGCTGCCACCTCTCCAGCATCATACTTGAAAGGTTTCTCTGACATGCCCTATCAAAAAGATCAATctagtatataaatataaactggATGTTCTGGATTTGTTGCCACCTCTCAAGCATCATACTAGAAAGGTATCTCAGACATGACCATGAACTGAATGTATTTAGGTGTTTAAAAAGAGATGGCTGATTCCCAGCATCTAATTCCAATTATTAGACTATAAAAAGGTATGATGTGACAAATAGCTTGCCAGGTACAGACACGTCTCATGAAAATTCCATACAGTAAATCATGGTTATAGTGAAGTGCCAGGGAAGGGcaattttgcttcgttataaccAAAATACGTTATATCTGTCAAGTTAATAGagttatatactgtaaattccttattttacgcggtacttaattctgcgatcccactggtttgtatcaaattgcgagaatataaaatcgcgaacgttgaactttctccttatttcttatagttttcaactaTCAGAAAATcggaaaataatggcgagattttaaaatccgcgaaggatgcttctcgtgattttacacggatattaattccttgcgttaaattaggaatttacagtagtcaCGGAGAATGATAAtaacttcgctgtaagcgtcaattcattataagcgtgttcgctataccGGTGTTTTACTGTATGATATGACATACAATGAATTGAAGGTGCATGTAAGTCTCTGGTATATTATATGTggtgtactgtggaatcatcattgtgggggaccaatgtttgtGGCTTTCGTTAGTAACCCTTGCCCACAAATCAACATCATGAACATGTAtccaatatttgtttattaattattaaaattaccCCATTACACTACCAACGAAATTATGTCCTCTTGAACCAAGTCAATTTTGGCTACCCACGGACATTgacacacaccccccccccccccccccccccccccacgaataAAACTGATTCCACTGTATATGGTATCCACAggtcatcatacatgtatttaaaaaataccagaTGCTTACACACAATGACTTAGGTGTAGATAATTATAATAAGGCAGAAACCATgtgctgttttgaaaaaaaatatccaatatcTGCAGATACAGGCAATTAAGTGAATGTAGGACCCTTATATAGGATCATGATTACTTTTGGAAAAGACCACATGAAATATGccagttgttttgttttttaacagtttttgcATTTACAGGTTTCTCACTGGTTTGtattacataaaaattattcttatATTACAGCTGAGGAAAAACCAGAAACAAAAGGAAAGAAAGTGATGGGTATTGGCCTTGGAAACATATTTGAAGGTGGACCCATCAAGTTACGCTCAACAGCAGCTAGTGCTAAGAGACCTGTTGAAAAAGTAAGTGGGTCCAAGTACCCTCCTTGTCAAGAGATTCAATGCAAAAAATGCTGATATATGATGATGCACTTCAAAACCAtattaacaagagcttggactttgggtactagtagttgtgtcaaacagcaatgtgacgtaggcctgtctatttcattgctagccactcagccatggctctttgaaatcaacaagatttgtctggcttttgagccaagactacgcaatcgatgcatatttcgcttgaaacttcgtcatttttaatttgttttgacgcaaggaatagatagctaagccctactgaaagtccaaggtcttgttaaactGGTTCTATTTTGGTCTGAAAtcaattcaaccaaaattatAGGATATTTCAATAATCTGTTGTTCATTAGATACAATAGACAAAAATTGTGATAAAACAGACAAGTGTACttccttcatttttttaatctcatttttgttgaaacctaTCCTTCCTCTTCctctttttttgaaaataaaagttacagGAAATGTGCATGTAATTTGACACCCACACATCATATCCTTTTATCtgcgctttttttttttttacaagtctGAGACAATTGTGTAGGTTGATGCTTGGTGCCagtcaaaatgttttcaaaaattttcatcattgtaatggttttcatgaaaaagtcaaaaagattttattattaaatgcaCATCTTTAGGCAGATGACAAAATGTCTTCATCTGCCTGACGCACTGTGTGAGGTAGGGTGGTCATTTTAAGTGTAAAAGGTTGCTTATTGCTAAAAAAGAGCCTTTAGTTATTTTCAAGgtcagaggtcaaggtcatcggatttaattgaatatttcgtcctaaaacatttattttataggCAAAATACAGACCATATACATGTTGAATAGGATGATCATACTTGGTACTATGATTGGTTAAAGTTAGGAACATTTTCTCAAGGTAAAAGGTCATGGTCAAGATAGATTTTGTCTGTCCACACCTTGAAGACCAGACATTTTGGTAGTATGAATATTCTTGGTACATAGATTGCCCTTGGCAAAAAGACCCTACTGTAATTACTAATCCcttttatataaattagatGGAAAAGTGCTATGTCCATTTGCCATAActctcattattttttttttcataatgtctggttaaaaaaaacccaacaaattattcattcataatcaaatattgaattttaatttttttttttttaatttttgaatgagTAATATTTGGGGGGCTGTACTTGACTGTAATCAAGGGGAATAAATGTCGTAAGTGAAATGCAAGTGTGGTGGATTTGCTTGTCAGCCACAACAAAGAGGAAATATAGAGATAAAGAATACCATGTGCCTCTTCAAATTTCAAGTTCATGTATTTTTGTTCTCAGTAGCTTTGTTCTCCTTGAAAGGATTTCTAGTGGTGTGACAAGTCTGACCTGAGTATATTTGTGTATCTGGCTTATGTTACCATTTATTTATTTCCCTTTACAGTCATGAAAAATTTCTGTTGTCATTAGTGTTTTCTTGATTCATAGTATCTCAGGTCCACCAACATTGACAACTTTCTGTATTTCCCCATTTTGTCTAATTTCTCAGGTGCCTTAGGTGCTCATATAAAagagtttttttaataaaaggtttgttttgaaatattgcaTTCAAATATTTGTAGCAGGACCCAAAGCCAATCGTTACAGAGGAACCAGTTGTTCTCAAGAGAGAAAAGCCAGGTATGGTTAATGCACTAACCCTCGTATATATGTGTCTGTATGTACAGTCAAACCTTGGTTTCTCGAACTCAGTGGGGCTGAGAAAAATCTCATCAAGTATTTAAGATATTAAGgttaaaataaagaaactggTTAGGATATCCCCATATCATTTCAACAAATGATATTCTAGATATCATTgtttgagatatcaaagttcagaTGTATAAATCAGTAGTTAGCTAAATGTAAACTAAAACTGTACTTGATGTGGTATATACCCGCATTCAAGTTGTAGTTCAGTTTTGGAAGTTAAGATTTGTGcaataaaaaaagtaatgaCAAACAATAAATCCATAACAAGTATTTCATAAGTAAACATTAAGAAGTTATTTATTAACATGAATAGATTAATTTGCTTTAACACCAATTTAAacaattgatttatttgaaattatttgaagcataaaaaactttaaaaattacttacttttgaaacagatttttaatACAGTAGACATTTTCTATTTTGCagacaataaaaaatcaatattacaaaaaatactcattaatttgtttaaagttcCACAGTTGACATAGGAATAAACTTTTACTCTGCTGGTTTGAAATTtcatagatttttaaaagagatgCATAAATGTGAGccctgaaaaaaaatgtctacttgTAATGTTCATACAGATATGACTTAAATGCGAGTATATAAATAGATAATAGTTTATTCCTTTTCTCTGGTACATAGTCTTTCATTAATGGTAATGGGCATCATTTAATCATGCCTTTTCTGCACAGGGTTACCACAATcaacaaagttttaaaatgtgttggaaattattaattttttgtgtagaaaagaaaaCCAAAAGAACTGTTATataaggttgttttttttttaaattcaatttcaaaaggTGGAGAAAAGAAAGCTAAAAGAAGTTCTGATTTTGAGAACAATATTTGACTTTTCCTCTTTGATTGTGGTGGCCCCCTTGCATGCTTTTCCCTCACCACGCTCTCCCTGCTTCTCTCCACAGCCATGCATGCTTGCACAGCACCCATCCCTCGACCCCGCATGTTGCACACCAGTCACAAGAGCTCCTATTCCAAACGGAAAAAGGTAACCCCAGTCCCTGCCCCCAGGAGTACGCCTTACCCTGCATGGTCTCATAGGGATAACGGTCATAGTCCTGTACTGATATACAGGTCCGATTTTACCAGTGCTGATAATGTGGATGAAAATACTAGTATGTTCCATCATGCATATCATAGAGACAGTGACAGGGAGCAGCTCGGTATAAGACGCTTGGTTCAGACCAGTGAACCTTGTATCCCAGAGAGTGTGGGGGCAGCCAAGCCCACTCAACCCTATTTCCCATTGTTTGGTGGTATAGTCTATAGCGCAGCTCAAAGAAGTGTGTCGGACCACATCAAGCCAATTGTCgacatgtttgaaaaaaagagaGCAGAACAGGACACCACAGCCAGCTCTTTGGACGACTCCAACAAAGAGAACATGTCGAGGGACAGCCAGAAATCCCCCGAAATACAGCTCAAACTGAAGAGAAAGTCTGTGCAGGGAAAGCCCAGCTTTTTCTCCCAGTTGAGATTTCTTCCATTCAAAACTAGGAAAATTCAACAGGTGGGACCGGAGTCCAAGTCTGAAACTGAATGTAATCTGGGATTCACGCCAGAGAGTAGACAAATGCAGGCGGATGATGGAGAATGTAAAAGTGTGCCAGTCCTTTACAGCAGGGCTGCTAGGAAGGAGATAATGGAAGACAGGCAGCCCTTGAGGCCGATTGCTCTACATGACATCAATGATACAGACCCGGAGGGATATCCCTACATGTCTCCCAGTGATTACAGATCCTGTACCCCAGAGTACGAGTTAGAGGTGGATGATAGGGAAGATTCTGTGGAAGATATACCATCTCAGAGCAGACGCAGGCTTGAACATGCCAGGGAGGATGAGGAAACTTCAACTAAGAAGCATGAGCGAAAGTTGTCTCCCTTTGTGAGTTCCCTGGCAGAAAAATATGCTCTGACAGACTGGAAAGACAAGAGATGGAAGAAGTATGTCAATATTGAGCATGGCATGGTGTCTCCAGTGTACATTGGAGGTAAAGGGAATTTGAGTAATAATGCACTTCAAGATGAGATGTCCACATGTTCCATGTTCTTTGAGAAGACCTCACCAGAGAAGACTCAGGGTACTAAGAGTGTTATTGCTGACAAACAGAGGGTAACAAAATCAGCTGAGAATTTACAGAGGAGTGAGAGACTAAGCGAGCCAGTCAGGGATTCAGTGTCATCTCTTGGTGACAGCTGGCGAAGTGGGCAGGGGGATCTAAGAGAGGAGGAGTACAGGAAAAAGAAATTTCCCACCACTTTTGTCACTGCTTCTGAGGTATACAGACACTTCAGGACAGAAAAGTCTTCCATTCAAGGGGAATGTGCAGCCAAACCAAAGACACCAAAGGAGAAAGTTGAAGGGAGAGATCCCGAGTTGTCTGATGTTCAGTGCCCAGAGTATTTGGCGGAGACATTTTCTGGTGCCAGTGCTGCTGCCGAGGAAGACTCTCTTTCAAAGAGCTTGGGAGATTTGGAGAGGTTTCTCTCGGAGAATGTGGCAGAATCAAGTGCATGTGATGAAGGTGATGAATCTCCTTGTCATTCCCCCTCCAATCCCTGGATGTCTCCACCACCTAAGTTTAATCTGGGACACAGGGTACGTAATGCACACTTTGATGAGCACCTCATCCACAAGTATGAAAGCTTGTCCCAGAAGAACCTCACAGAGGAGGAAGTCCTAGCTGAGTTGGACTCCAAGTTGAATGCTTATTGTAATGTCGAAACTCAGACCTCTGATACAGAGAATGAAATGGATGTCGCCTCTGCAGTGAATAGAAGAAATGTTTCTACATCGCCAATGCTAGAAATGGTGAGCTATGAACCAAGTTTGGATCACAGTGATTGCGATACGCCACAGATGACGCCAGGCAAACGGTCGGCAAAACCAAGGTATTCAAGTTCTCCCATTGCCAGAGCAGAGCAGTTTGGAGACTATGACATCGAGGGGACTCCAGAGAATGGACTGAACTTTGAAGTGGTCGGAAAAAAATTGAAGGTTCTCGGTGACGATATAAATTCCCGATTAGAGAGTGATTATGACATTGTAGGAACAAAAGAAAATGGGATGAACATAGAGGTTGTTGGAACAAAGGTTAGGTTGTACACCCCTGAAGAACAGGAAAAGAGAAGAATAAGGTTGAAGGAAGATTGTTCTGAGAGAAGAAAACGGCGATTTTCATGGAAGAGGCTCTTCCAGCCAAAAAAATCAGATGCAGTTCAGTTATTGTCATACAGAAGAACTGAGGAAACAGATGTACCGGTACcttcaaaagaaaaatgcaaCACCATGGAAAGGATGTCACCTGTGAAAGAAGCAATTAAGACTAAGCTGGATGATGTGGATGAAACAGTAGTTAATGTAGAGTCTAAGCCGGAAGATATATCGGGAACTGTGGAGGCCGTGTTTTGTCATGACCATCATGAAGATGAGCTACTTTCTAGAGATTCCTCCTTCGTCGGCATGAATTGGTCCACAACAAAGATTCAGTCTCACTCTAATGAGTCACAGACTTCGCAAAGACTGGTCCCCAAAGAGTCTCCTGCTGCTTGTAATCTTGTCAAGTATTCGATGGAAGATATTGTTAGAGAACTGGAAGAAGAAGGCAGGAAAATTGAGAAAGAATTCTTGAGAATTGTAACAGACAACACATACGACTTTCTGGAAGATGAGTGCAAGTTTAATAACCCACACAGCCTGATGTATTTAGCAGGAATGGCATGTAGCAAGAGATACCAGCTCATGTATAACTCAGACATATTTGACGAAGGTGGGGAAGGGGCTAGCTATGAAAAATTCCAAGATGACACCCAAGATGACAGTGATTACTATTTTGTGTGTGGAAGGAGGCGCATTGACTTCATGAGGGATGACTTCTATGAGTCCAGTCACAATGAAGACACAGGGGGAGAGGAAATGGATCAAGATATTTGTCCAGACTCCCCAGGCCTGATAGCAAGCATGGCTCGAGATGTGCAGGGTTTGAATCTAGCTGCATCTCCCAATTCCAGCGACGCAGACATAGCAAGGCGGATTGACTCATTTCTCCGTGATGCTCTGAAACCAATTGATGATCTTGTGCTAAGAAATGACACCTCTGATGATGACTTAGGGGAAGAAGAAATGGAAAACTTTTCTAAAATTGAGAGCAGTTTAACTTCTCAAGGAGATGAGCGAGTGCCCAGTTACACACCGTACAATTCCCCCTGTGTAACAGGTGAGGAGCCAAGGTTTTCTAGGGGGGAGGGAGAGGAAGAGGAAGGGGAGGAATGTAATGCCCTGAATAAAAGCTTCTCCACTGAGGATTCAGACATGGATAGCTCTATCAGAGAGGCACTGAAAGAAGTCGAAGGGGTCACTCCAGTAATGCTGGACCACCAGCTTCAGGAAACAGAGTCGGATGAATCTGATGAAAAGTTTAACGAAGGTGTGGAAGAAAATGACGGCAATGATGAAGACAACACAAACAACAACTTCTTCATCAATGATGTCAACAATAATTCAGATGAAAGCCTTCATGTCAGAATTGGTAGGCGATATCCAAGGTTTTGCTTCTTTTCTCCCTTggatgaagatgatgatgattCCAACATGTCTCCCACCCATCCCAGCAAAGAAAACCCAGTAAGAGAATCTAACAGTGGACACACTCTGCAGCCATCAAAGTCAGACACCAGAAGTCTGGATACGACAGGGAGCGATAAGTTTTACACGGATGTGGATACCAGCCTAGAAACCAGCAGGGATACAGCCAAGTTCTACACGGACCGGGACACAGACCTAGACAGTACGGTAGAGGACCGGTCGTTCGGAGCCCTGAGACGGACCGCCCGGAGTTCTGGAAGTCCGGCTAGTGAGGATCGCGGGGTAGTGAGCTGGAGTATGGACGATTCCATTGAAGTTTGAACTTTTTAATTGTCGTTTGTTCTTTGAATTTCgactattttttaattgataattgatgtgtataaaattgaatttttattagTTCTGAATGATATTAGATGTGTAATATGTATCTCATCTTGAAATACTTCCACCtgttcattttaattttgaaaataaagtgtCTTATTTTTGTGTACATATTGAATAACAACATTTGTTTCcttattgtataaaattgtgAACAGTTTGATAATCAATTgacaaatttaatataaaaagttgCAATGGTCTCTGTTACCCTGATTCAATTTTACCACTGACAATTGATTGCTATTGGTAAGACAATGGAGTGTAAATTTCATGTTGAATGCATAATTTATTGATGTTATGTTTCCTTGTTTATGTTCATGAGCAATTAAATGGTTGGATATAATTCATTTTGTGCATACTCATATTGATAAGCCTTGTTCAAACACTGATCCACAATGGGATGTCCTTGCTTTAGTGAAATTTCTATGGCCCTCTTGACTAAGTGTTATATGATAGCTTATTATACCTGTAAAAATTCCACCTGCTTTGAATATCACCTGAATTCTTTCCATTTGAGTGTACACAGACTATCTCTATACCTGCATCAGCTGATCAAGTGTCAACAAAAACCTATCATGATTCATCAGGCCACACGCTGAAGTAATCTTATGTAAACACTGACCACACGCAGAAAGTCACATGACTTGATCTGTACCCTAATGACCAGTCATGTAGTCTCTATATAGAAtgcggagagagagagagagagagagagagagagagagagagagagagaggaggggTGTCAAACTGGTTTCCCATGTGTGCAGGGATAGCCCAATCATTAATCAATACCtgaattatttacaaatattcacacacactgtacatatatatgcacacacacacacacctacTTGTGTTCATCTGTGGGACACTCTAGACCAGTGTGTTGATCAATTATAAGTGGAGTTGTTTTACAACCCTCTCCAGACTGTAGAGGTACTTGAGGTCCTGTTGCCCGACTCTCTTTTAACGCCCCCCTCAGAATGTTATGATTTTATAAGACCTCGAATGTCGCCAAGAAATTGATAGAAATGGACTACAAAGCATATCCAATTGCTCGTAAGTACTTGATAAATTTGAgcttttggtttgtttgtttgttttacctTTGTTGATTTTTGTTCTATTGTTGACATTGATGTTTATTGTTACTGTTGGATTAAAATTTTGTAGAGAAATATTTGCtggtcttcttttttttttttttttatattattgtgtTTTAGGGGTGTTCCCCATTTATTTTCGATGCCCTCTATATTGATTGATGCAGTAACATGTAAATTCACCATGTACATTGCCCTGAATTCAAACCCTTTCGAATTCTCTACTAATGCTAACATTTTCAAAGGGAATCTGCTCTGATTTCCTTGTTTTCGTCTGCACTAGGTGAGTTAGTACATGCACAATTTAATCTTCCTGAATTTGTTGCATGTCATTATAGTTTTTGATACTAACATTATTAAGCTATATAAAGAATTACCATACCTTTATCAGGCTTTTCCTTATATCTCATAATACCAGTATATTTATAGTTTCTGCCATGTGCTTACAAGGTATTCCTGTGCTAGCACTTCCTTGTAAAATCATAAGATTTGCAACATGAGCAATTGTTTTTAGCTATAATTACCAAACTAAGAGTCTCTTGAGGAACCAATTCTacataatatacattgttttttatttttatagtgTGGGAAAACTTATAAAAATATGTCCTTTTAAACTTGCTGGCTGTTTAGATGTAACAGTATGTtgttaaattatgaaattatttcCACATATACTTGGCTGTTGCcataaatgtatgtaaaatatatctttGGGTCAAAAAATTTACTTCCTTCTTTGAATTCCCATCAACAGTTTGGAAGATGGAGACTGAAGGcatttttaaactcatttttctcattttttaatggaaatgaaaacacttaaaattttgattttatttataaccatgcattttgCTTTCTTTTACAGCCGCTGTTGAAAAAGCTGTCGTTCGGTACTCATACAGTGCAGACAATGAGGACGAGCTTAgtttgaaagaaaatgaaattatcgTGATCCTTGACAAGGAGCTCGAGGACGCTGGCTGGTGGAAAGGGGAACTCAACGGAAAGGTCGGAGTGTTCCCGGACAACTTCGTAGAACTCATTCCAGCTGAAGAGGTAAacttagaaaaatatttaaccccccaaaaatcattgtgcaagagttatcttttcttTGCATGGATATATTATGCAGACTGCAGTTTTGCAAGTAAATGATGGAATGTTTTTTTCTACCTATGCACAATGATGGTTATTTTGGTGTAATGTAAATACCCGAGAAGAGACTCTTAA from Magallana gigas chromosome 9, xbMagGiga1.1, whole genome shotgun sequence includes these protein-coding regions:
- the LOC105340479 gene encoding uncharacterized protein isoform X1; the protein is MVDVLVEFDYDAEQEDELTIKVGDVIRNVQMSEGGWWEGELNGKKGMFPDNFVKVIEKKKEEPKKELLVTQQRSSVRELANKLKDVHVGAAPQKRKEHHHHHHSEKRKKAKVLFDYEPENEDELKIEVGDTVEIIKQEEEGWWEGVLNGKTGVFPSNFVEMIGTEDEEPNNDLSESQPAEEKPETKGKKVMGIGLGNIFEGGPIKLRSTAASAKRPVEKQDPKPIVTEEPVVLKREKPAMHACTAPIPRPRMLHTSHKSSYSKRKKVTPVPAPRSTPYPAWSHRDNGHSPVLIYRSDFTSADNVDENTSMFHHAYHRDSDREQLGIRRLVQTSEPCIPESVGAAKPTQPYFPLFGGIVYSAAQRSVSDHIKPIVDMFEKKRAEQDTTASSLDDSNKENMSRDSQKSPEIQLKLKRKSVQGKPSFFSQLRFLPFKTRKIQQVGPESKSETECNLGFTPESRQMQADDGECKSVPVLYSRAARKEIMEDRQPLRPIALHDINDTDPEGYPYMSPSDYRSCTPEYELEVDDREDSVEDIPSQSRRRLEHAREDEETSTKKHERKLSPFVSSLAEKYALTDWKDKRWKKYVNIEHGMVSPVYIGGKGNLSNNALQDEMSTCSMFFEKTSPEKTQGTKSVIADKQRVTKSAENLQRSERLSEPVRDSVSSLGDSWRSGQGDLREEEYRKKKFPTTFVTASEVYRHFRTEKSSIQGECAAKPKTPKEKVEGRDPELSDVQCPEYLAETFSGASAAAEEDSLSKSLGDLERFLSENVAESSACDEGDESPCHSPSNPWMSPPPKFNLGHRVRNAHFDEHLIHKYESLSQKNLTEEEVLAELDSKLNAYCNVETQTSDTENEMDVASAVNRRNVSTSPMLEMVSYEPSLDHSDCDTPQMTPGKRSAKPRYSSSPIARAEQFGDYDIEGTPENGLNFEVVGKKLKVLGDDINSRLESDYDIVGTKENGMNIEVVGTKVRLYTPEEQEKRRIRLKEDCSERRKRRFSWKRLFQPKKSDAVQLLSYRRTEETDVPVPSKEKCNTMERMSPVKEAIKTKLDDVDETVVNVESKPEDISGTVEAVFCHDHHEDELLSRDSSFVGMNWSTTKIQSHSNESQTSQRLVPKESPAACNLVKYSMEDIVRELEEEGRKIEKEFLRIVTDNTYDFLEDECKFNNPHSLMYLAGMACSKRYQLMYNSDIFDEGGEGASYEKFQDDTQDDSDYYFVCGRRRIDFMRDDFYESSHNEDTGGEEMDQDICPDSPGLIASMARDVQGLNLAASPNSSDADIARRIDSFLRDALKPIDDLVLRNDTSDDDLGEEEMENFSKIESSLTSQGDERVPSYTPYNSPCVTGEEPRFSRGEGEEEEGEECNALNKSFSTEDSDMDSSIREALKEVEGVTPVMLDHQLQETESDESDEKFNEGVEENDGNDEDNTNNNFFINDVNNNSDESLHVRIGRRYPRFCFFSPLDEDDDDSNMSPTHPSKENPVRESNSGHTLQPSKSDTRSLDTTGSDKFYTDVDTSLETSRDTAKFYTDRDTDLDSTVEDRSFGALRRTARSSGSPASEDRGVVSWSMDDSIEV